The following proteins are co-located in the Candidatus Paracaedibacter acanthamoebae genome:
- a CDS encoding type II toxin-antitoxin system RelE family toxin — protein sequence MSKNWTLIFSPKVEREFKKLDRPIQGRLFSFFDKLVQEPDPKVHGKPLKGQLSSFWSYRIGDYRVICRLEEDKMTIVALKVGHRKDVYDFIP from the coding sequence TTGAGTAAAAATTGGACACTGATTTTCTCTCCAAAAGTTGAACGGGAATTTAAGAAACTGGATCGACCGATTCAGGGTCGCCTTTTTAGTTTTTTTGATAAACTTGTCCAGGAGCCTGATCCCAAAGTCCATGGCAAGCCCTTGAAAGGCCAGCTGAGTTCTTTCTGGTCGTATCGAATCGGCGATTATCGGGTTATCTGTCGCTTGGAAGAAGACAAAATGACGATCGTCGCCTTGAAAGTGGGTCATCGTAAAGATGTTTACGACTTTATTCCATAA
- a CDS encoding conjugal transfer protein TraF: protein MTLFLILLFSDSHAKTFYQDHARGWHWYEKLPIPEEPKPQEKDRKKPLTPGEKMKAYREELENRLAQAWINPTSQNVSRYQEMQQDMMNRSQTFSQTWMKNVFSNAGLDHTLIAPVNQKAVHVYLDQQKEEKQQVIQSLSQSHGLFFFYASNCSYCHQFAPIVKFFADQYGWEVLAISLDGGPIDLFPNAVPDNGLASQWNVTALPSLFAVNPEKEDVIQVAQGMTSIDEMENRIMVLTRGNK from the coding sequence ATGACATTATTTCTGATTTTATTGTTTTCAGATAGTCATGCCAAAACCTTCTATCAAGACCATGCCCGGGGTTGGCATTGGTATGAAAAGTTACCAATTCCAGAAGAGCCGAAACCTCAAGAAAAGGACCGTAAAAAGCCTCTAACTCCTGGAGAAAAGATGAAAGCTTATCGAGAAGAGTTGGAAAACCGGTTGGCTCAGGCCTGGATTAACCCTACCTCTCAAAATGTCAGCCGATATCAGGAAATGCAGCAAGATATGATGAATCGGTCCCAGACCTTTTCTCAAACGTGGATGAAGAACGTGTTTTCTAATGCAGGCCTTGATCATACCTTGATTGCACCAGTGAACCAGAAAGCTGTCCACGTTTATTTAGACCAACAAAAAGAAGAGAAACAACAGGTCATTCAATCACTCTCTCAAAGCCACGGATTATTTTTCTTTTATGCCAGTAACTGTTCTTACTGCCACCAGTTCGCACCAATTGTCAAATTCTTTGCGGACCAGTATGGCTGGGAAGTTTTAGCCATTAGTTTAGATGGCGGGCCAATTGATCTGTTTCCTAATGCTGTTCCAGATAATGGGCTGGCAAGTCAATGGAATGTCACCGCTTTGCCTTCCTTATTTGCCGTCAACCCAGAAAAAGAAGACGTTATTCAAGTGGCTCAAGGCATGACCAGCATCGATGAAATGGAGAATAGGATCATGGTGCTAACAAGGGGGAATAAATGA
- a CDS encoding conjugal transfer protein TraN — MAMKSHQNGLAYTQQLLEKNKNVSQTTNPYIVPGYKTASPKEATLDGGSIGEATVQETSTNQVAQSIKEISESRESYRLDPETNPLFTVATEVQKDPEKAMKEVIIQAEGEPEQGELHQCEEGGEEYTRTCHRHLEIALKIIPSRPITQQYCSGHWKHKWKGSKKYCSPGCQSRVSGYTPKQVIVEKEEWVDDCQVLEDMADRGVCRYAQKINSQKNETRTIQDEPVTRDHFEETLIYSCSHPIKNNCQKLKAMGCQQTKSECQQREVGRCVVWQQTYLCGGQKQHQTRYRSTSSTSPFCLTGNCADSSYEANGEMLEALSQLSILKSIQDDMRAKISIFKGEVKQCSKHCINFKDCCGTGKGWGTDLGLSSCKAEEKQLVDLRRNNRCVMVGTYCAEKKAGVCIRKKTSFCCFGSKLSRLIQEQGRGQLGLSWGDPKSPDCRGLKPEELSGLDFSKMNLSELYEGVQKNFTKKNPDEMSKTITLDRVKESMKLKSEGFSN, encoded by the coding sequence ATGGCGATGAAATCCCACCAAAACGGGCTTGCTTATACGCAACAGTTGTTGGAGAAGAATAAAAATGTTTCTCAAACAACGAATCCTTATATCGTCCCCGGCTATAAAACGGCTTCACCAAAAGAAGCTACCTTGGATGGGGGATCTATAGGAGAGGCAACTGTTCAAGAGACATCGACAAATCAGGTAGCCCAATCAATTAAAGAAATCTCTGAAAGTCGCGAATCTTACCGTTTGGACCCCGAAACAAACCCTTTATTCACCGTCGCCACTGAAGTCCAAAAAGATCCGGAAAAAGCAATGAAGGAAGTCATTATCCAAGCAGAAGGAGAGCCAGAACAAGGTGAGCTTCATCAGTGTGAAGAAGGAGGGGAAGAATATACGCGCACCTGTCATCGTCATTTAGAAATTGCCTTAAAAATTATCCCGTCCAGGCCCATTACTCAACAGTATTGTAGTGGCCATTGGAAGCATAAATGGAAAGGCAGTAAAAAATATTGCAGTCCTGGGTGCCAGTCCAGAGTCAGTGGTTATACACCCAAACAAGTTATTGTTGAAAAAGAAGAATGGGTTGATGACTGTCAGGTTTTGGAAGACATGGCTGATAGAGGGGTATGCCGTTATGCTCAAAAGATCAACAGTCAAAAAAATGAAACTCGGACGATTCAAGATGAACCAGTCACGCGAGATCATTTTGAGGAAACCCTTATTTACTCCTGTTCTCACCCAATTAAAAATAACTGTCAGAAATTAAAGGCTATGGGTTGCCAACAAACAAAGTCAGAGTGTCAGCAACGTGAAGTAGGGCGCTGTGTCGTTTGGCAGCAAACTTATTTGTGTGGCGGTCAAAAACAACATCAAACAAGATACCGCTCAACCTCATCAACCAGTCCCTTCTGTTTAACAGGAAATTGTGCCGACTCTTCCTATGAGGCCAATGGTGAAATGCTTGAAGCTTTAAGTCAGCTCTCTATCCTGAAGTCTATTCAAGACGATATGCGCGCCAAGATTTCCATTTTTAAAGGCGAAGTCAAGCAATGTTCCAAGCATTGCATCAATTTTAAAGACTGTTGTGGAACTGGAAAAGGATGGGGGACAGATCTTGGACTTTCCTCCTGTAAAGCAGAAGAAAAACAGCTTGTTGATCTTAGAAGAAACAACCGATGCGTTATGGTCGGAACCTATTGTGCTGAAAAGAAGGCAGGGGTCTGTATAAGGAAGAAGACAAGTTTCTGCTGTTTTGGATCTAAATTATCCCGATTGATTCAGGAACAAGGCAGGGGCCAATTGGGTCTCTCTTGGGGAGATCCCAAATCTCCTGATTGCCGAGGTCTCAAGCCAGAAGAGTTGAGTGGGTTGGATTTCTCAAAAATGAATCTATCCGAACTTTACGAAGGCGTCCAAAAAAACTTTACCAAAAAGAATCCTGACGAAATGTCAAAAACGATCACGTTAGACCGCGTTAAAGAGAGTATGAAGCTCAAATCAGAAGGATTTTCAAATTGA
- the trbC gene encoding type-F conjugative transfer system pilin assembly protein TrbC: protein MLSTVILALSTFSIASTPPTLGKDMKGLQENPAYQAGLDWATTMTHKTAKGPHKPCCQAELLYKKAISDPKTTSQSQSDQILIFISFSMPEASLKALADSITFSGQKVTLVLRGLVENSFKKTALKIKELKTEMEINPQSFEAYKITQVPTFIMLREGKETARLSGNVTLSFAATKLREAA, encoded by the coding sequence ATGTTGTCTACTGTAATTTTAGCCCTCTCAACTTTTTCTATAGCCTCTACTCCTCCAACTCTGGGCAAGGATATGAAAGGCCTTCAAGAAAACCCAGCTTACCAAGCAGGGCTTGACTGGGCTACAACAATGACCCATAAGACAGCAAAAGGCCCCCATAAGCCTTGTTGTCAGGCTGAACTTTTATACAAGAAAGCAATAAGTGATCCAAAAACAACGTCCCAGAGTCAATCCGATCAAATTCTCATTTTTATCTCATTTTCTATGCCTGAAGCATCTTTGAAAGCATTGGCGGACAGTATAACTTTCTCCGGTCAAAAGGTAACATTGGTTCTAAGAGGATTGGTTGAGAATAGTTTTAAAAAGACAGCCTTAAAGATTAAAGAATTGAAAACAGAAATGGAGATTAATCCTCAAAGCTTTGAAGCGTATAAAATTACTCAAGTGCCGACCTTCATTATGCTGCGAGAGGGGAAAGAGACGGCAAGATTAAGCGGAAATGTGACATTAAGTTTTGCGGCAACTAAGCTTCGGGAAGCCGCATAA
- the traU gene encoding conjugal transfer pilus assembly protein TraU has protein sequence MTNQRLQKVWQIFIFIIMGMTLSHAKCQGRFVNPITDVCWSCIFPITISGVRVSAGGEDTPNVTRSPICQCPMPVPPYIRYGIPISFWEPVRLVDVTREPYCLVAMGGIQLMQQSVKGQGAVDNGRTTRTRASFYQVHWYMYPLLYWLELLTDFSCMEKGDPDLGYMSELDPFWDDDETAFILNPEAVLFANPIAQAACAADCVAASAGFPLDPLFWCAGCQGSLYPFVGTVAAHVGGVQASLLLVERMIAKLHREGLLWGTVGTEGLCNRFPMPIIQKSQYKTQIVYPIPSTASRQCHPLGRSEQLWASGKEFPYQGEDFAYLIWRKRSCCLL, from the coding sequence ATGACTAATCAAAGGCTGCAAAAAGTCTGGCAAATATTCATTTTTATCATAATGGGTATGACCTTATCTCATGCGAAGTGTCAGGGGCGATTTGTGAATCCCATTACAGATGTTTGCTGGAGTTGCATTTTCCCAATTACAATTAGTGGGGTAAGGGTATCCGCTGGTGGAGAGGATACACCCAATGTGACAAGGTCTCCAATATGCCAATGCCCAATGCCAGTGCCGCCTTATATAAGGTATGGTATTCCGATTTCCTTTTGGGAACCCGTAAGACTTGTTGATGTGACAAGAGAACCTTACTGCCTTGTTGCTATGGGCGGCATTCAGTTGATGCAGCAGAGTGTTAAAGGACAGGGGGCTGTCGATAATGGGCGAACAACTCGAACAAGAGCCAGTTTCTACCAAGTCCACTGGTATATGTATCCTTTGCTTTATTGGCTCGAGCTTCTAACAGACTTTAGTTGCATGGAAAAAGGTGATCCTGATTTGGGGTATATGAGTGAGCTTGATCCCTTCTGGGATGACGATGAAACGGCATTTATCTTAAATCCTGAAGCCGTGCTATTTGCCAATCCTATTGCTCAAGCAGCTTGTGCTGCTGATTGTGTCGCAGCCAGTGCCGGTTTCCCCCTGGATCCATTGTTCTGGTGTGCTGGCTGTCAGGGGAGTCTATATCCCTTTGTGGGAACAGTGGCCGCTCATGTGGGCGGTGTTCAAGCAAGCTTGCTGCTTGTTGAGAGAATGATAGCCAAACTTCACCGAGAAGGGCTTCTGTGGGGAACGGTTGGAACTGAAGGGCTTTGTAATCGTTTTCCTATGCCCATCATTCAAAAAAGCCAATATAAGACTCAGATAGTCTATCCCATTCCTTCAACCGCTTCTCGTCAATGTCATCCCTTAGGCCGTAGTGAACAACTTTGGGCGAGTGGGAAGGAATTTCCTTACCAAGGGGAGGACTTTGCTTATCTAATCTGGAGGAAAAGATCATGTTGTCTACTGTAA
- the traW gene encoding type-F conjugative transfer system protein TraW has translation MSLISGLYAKDLGSFGTTFPIAEESLLEVIEKKLGHLSELGQLESHQQIVQDQMKHKALNPVAVKGISRATTSTTRFYDPSIKVPYDLKDHEGRIFQQAGTVINPLKTHALTKPLLFINGEDPEQVAWALSQHTRNPRAKLILVQGSPFKLAQENDFAVFFDQGGKLVKKLGITEVPTLVTQNDDKLQIDTLALEQEANHD, from the coding sequence CTGTCTCTAATCTCTGGTCTCTATGCCAAAGATCTTGGATCTTTCGGCACAACCTTTCCCATTGCGGAGGAGAGTTTGCTTGAAGTTATTGAGAAAAAACTAGGTCATCTTTCAGAATTAGGTCAACTGGAATCCCATCAACAGATTGTTCAAGACCAGATGAAGCATAAAGCCTTAAATCCCGTGGCTGTTAAGGGCATAAGCCGGGCTACAACGAGCACAACCCGATTTTATGATCCCAGCATCAAAGTGCCTTATGACCTGAAAGATCATGAGGGTCGAATCTTCCAGCAGGCTGGTACCGTTATCAATCCTCTTAAAACCCATGCCTTGACAAAACCGTTGCTGTTCATTAATGGAGAGGATCCAGAACAAGTGGCTTGGGCTTTATCTCAACACACTAGAAATCCCAGAGCTAAATTGATTTTGGTCCAAGGATCTCCTTTTAAATTAGCTCAAGAAAATGATTTTGCTGTTTTCTTTGATCAAGGCGGGAAATTGGTCAAGAAACTGGGGATTACAGAAGTTCCTACACTTGTGACTCAGAACGATGACAAGCTGCAAATTGATACTCTTGCTTTAGAACAGGAAGCCAATCATGACTAA
- a CDS encoding IS6 family transposase, which yields MSLTKAPKRHRFPVSIISQAVWLYYRFNLSYRDVQEQLAFRGIILSHETVRKWCTKFALHFIDVIKKHERKPSDKWHLDEMALKINGEVFVLWRAVDSDGIELDIFLQKHRNKKSAIRFLSRLLGTYPAPRVIVTDKLKSYVKPIQFMCRKADHRTHKRLNNRIENAHQPTRRKEKCLIKFKSAPGVQRLLSLMGKVRNIFSVEVSRYKNKAPDQRFAFAAAKTIWLEAALELLSV from the coding sequence ATGTCTTTAACCAAAGCTCCCAAACGTCACCGCTTCCCAGTCTCAATAATCAGTCAAGCTGTATGGCTTTATTACCGCTTTAACCTTAGTTATAGAGATGTCCAGGAACAACTAGCCTTTCGAGGAATTATCCTGAGTCATGAGACAGTCAGGAAATGGTGCACTAAATTCGCTCTTCATTTTATAGATGTCATCAAGAAGCATGAGAGGAAACCAAGTGATAAATGGCACCTGGATGAAATGGCTCTTAAGATTAATGGAGAGGTGTTTGTCTTATGGAGAGCCGTCGATAGCGACGGAATCGAGCTCGATATCTTTCTCCAAAAACATCGCAATAAGAAATCTGCTATCAGATTCCTAAGCCGATTATTGGGGACGTACCCAGCCCCAAGAGTTATTGTTACCGACAAATTGAAAAGCTATGTAAAGCCGATCCAATTCATGTGCCGTAAAGCAGATCACAGGACTCACAAGCGGCTCAACAATCGTATTGAAAACGCCCATCAACCGACTCGCCGCAAAGAAAAATGCTTGATAAAATTTAAGTCTGCTCCTGGCGTTCAGAGATTATTGTCCCTGATGGGGAAGGTCCGCAATATCTTTTCAGTAGAAGTTAGTCGGTACAAGAATAAAGCTCCTGATCAACGGTTTGCTTTTGCCGCCGCCAAGACCATTTGGCTGGAGGCGGCTCTAGAGCTTCTTTCTGTCTAA
- a CDS encoding helix-turn-helix domain-containing protein codes for MAETIEVKMTTPEAADYLGITIQHVHKLLKTKGLPYQKSQNRIFFGHESAKSLFNTPFKKKIITFQIVKGGTGKTSLAHSFAIRASLYGAKVLCVDLAPST; via the coding sequence ATGGCTGAAACAATCGAAGTAAAAATGACTACCCCTGAAGCAGCAGATTATCTAGGTATTACAATTCAGCATGTACATAAACTGCTAAAAACAAAAGGATTACCTTATCAAAAAAGCCAAAATAGAATATTTTTTGGGCATGAATCTGCAAAATCTTTATTTAATACGCCCTTCAAAAAGAAAATAATCACATTTCAAATTGTAAAAGGGGGAACAGGGAAAACTTCGCTTGCACACTCTTTCGCAATTAGAGCAAGTTTATATGGTGCGAAAGTTTTATGCGTGGACCTGGCACCGTCAACTTAA
- a CDS encoding IS6 family transposase — protein MSLTKAPKRHRFPVSIISQAVWLYYRFNLSYRDVQEQLAFRGIILSHETVRKWCTKFALHFIDVIKKHERKPSDKWHLDEMALKINGEVFVLWRAVDSDGIELDIFLQKHRNKKSAIRFLSRLLGTYPAPRVIVTDKLKSYVKPIQFMCRKADHRTHKRLNNRIENAHQPTRRKEKCLIKFKSAPGVQRLLSLMGKVRNIFSVKVSRYKNKAPDQRFAFAAAKTIWLEAALELLSV, from the coding sequence ATGTCTTTAACCAAAGCTCCCAAACGTCACCGCTTCCCAGTCTCAATAATCAGTCAAGCTGTATGGCTTTATTACCGCTTTAACCTTAGTTATAGAGATGTCCAGGAACAACTAGCCTTTCGAGGAATTATCCTGAGTCATGAGACAGTCAGGAAATGGTGCACTAAATTCGCTCTTCATTTTATAGATGTCATCAAGAAGCATGAGAGGAAACCAAGTGATAAATGGCACCTGGATGAAATGGCTCTTAAGATTAATGGAGAGGTGTTTGTCTTATGGAGAGCCGTCGATAGCGACGGAATCGAGCTCGATATCTTTCTCCAAAAACATCGCAATAAGAAATCTGCTATCAGATTCCTAAGCCGATTATTGGGGACGTACCCAGCCCCAAGAGTTATTGTTACCGACAAATTGAAAAGCTATGTAAAGCCGATCCAATTCATGTGCCGTAAAGCAGATCACAGGACTCACAAGCGGCTCAACAATCGTATTGAAAACGCCCATCAACCGACTCGCCGCAAAGAAAAATGCTTGATAAAATTTAAGTCTGCTCCTGGCGTTCAGAGATTATTGTCCCTGATGGGGAAGGTCCGCAATATCTTTTCAGTAAAAGTTAGTCGGTACAAGAATAAAGCTCCTGATCAACGGTTTGCTTTTGCCGCCGCCAAGACCATTTGGCTGGAGGCGGCTCTAGAGCTTCTTTCTGTCTAA
- a CDS encoding ProQ/FINO family protein — protein MEKYIFAQELPFARILIRYTLAFYTRWHKYLKALVDETHRHNLQGEPIEEITQTDKAYALEKLKHLKERYNARLKAKKVKPSKETL, from the coding sequence ATTGAAAAGTATATCTTTGCCCAAGAGTTACCTTTTGCTCGGATCTTGATCCGCTATACCTTAGCTTTCTATACAAGATGGCATAAATATCTTAAGGCTTTGGTCGACGAAACCCATCGCCACAATCTCCAAGGCGAGCCCATAGAAGAAATTACCCAAACTGATAAAGCTTATGCTTTAGAAAAACTCAAACACCTTAAAGAGCGCTACAATGCTCGCCTCAAGGCTAAGAAGGTTAAGCCCTCAAAGGAGACTCTCTAA
- a CDS encoding Fic/DOC family N-terminal domain-containing protein, giving the protein MNTQFSSTAREDNPLSNKAALVKSSLTANFEWSTALVRTLSRADYLMGKLAQEMSHLSPLFISSLLLRETVASARLDGSRATLREIFLNNAGLYSSLSMGGEANRELW; this is encoded by the coding sequence ATGAATACACAATTTAGCTCAACTGCAAGAGAGGACAATCCCCTCAGTAACAAGGCGGCTTTGGTGAAAAGTTCTCTGACCGCTAATTTTGAATGGAGTACCGCTCTTGTGAGGACTCTTTCGAGAGCGGATTACCTCATGGGCAAGCTAGCCCAGGAAATGAGTCACCTCTCGCCTCTCTTTATTTCATCGCTCCTTCTTCGAGAAACCGTGGCTTCGGCTCGGTTAGACGGGTCGCGAGCCACCCTGCGAGAGATATTCCTCAATAATGCGGGCTTATACTCCTCTTTATCCATGGGAGGTGAAGCAAATCGAGAATTATGGTGA
- a CDS encoding PIN domain-containing protein, which produces MTLQECEDCLLPLVSQVIPFEASHALLTANLTKQFKGKGLSLEARACLALGIKMNLPVYTVNPGWANLGLTNVEIRCIR; this is translated from the coding sequence ATGACTTTACAAGAGTGTGAAGACTGCCTGCTCCCCTTAGTTTCTCAGGTTATTCCTTTTGAGGCTTCCCATGCTTTGCTGACAGCTAATTTAACCAAACAGTTTAAAGGTAAAGGCTTATCACTAGAAGCTCGAGCTTGTCTTGCTTTAGGCATAAAAATGAATCTTCCTGTTTATACTGTGAACCCAGGGTGGGCTAATTTAGGGTTAACCAATGTTGAGATTAGATGTATCAGATAA
- a CDS encoding AbrB/MazE/SpoVT family DNA-binding domain-containing protein yields the protein MAIRTKITTGGKISIPSTYRKQLELKEGEEILMDIQEGQLIISSLRTSLLKARNLINKYKSKNASLDKQLTSPQEEENNE from the coding sequence ATGGCTATAAGGACTAAAATAACAACAGGGGGAAAAATTTCTATTCCTTCTACTTATAGAAAACAATTAGAATTAAAGGAAGGGGAAGAAATCTTAATGGATATACAAGAAGGACAACTTATTATTTCTTCTTTAAGAACATCTTTATTAAAAGCACGAAATTTAATCAATAAGTACAAATCAAAGAATGCAAGCTTAGACAAACAATTAACCTCGCCTCAGGAAGAAGAAAACAATGAGTAA
- a CDS encoding recombinase family protein codes for MLVGYARVSTQDQNLSLQLDALKEAGCHKIFTEKASGAQRERPELTAALNYMHPGDTLVVWKLDRLARSLKQLIETVEKLEDQQIGFQSLTEAINTTTSGGRLIFHIFASLAEFERSIIKERTLAGLSAAKKLGRVGGRPPSLKAEDLIAAKALLKDHNITVEEVAKRLSVAPSTLYRHLPGGRSSIDI; via the coding sequence ATGCTCGTTGGTTATGCGCGGGTCTCGACCCAAGATCAGAATCTATCTTTACAGCTGGACGCTTTAAAAGAAGCGGGATGTCATAAGATCTTTACAGAAAAAGCGTCAGGCGCTCAACGAGAACGACCTGAGTTAACCGCTGCTCTCAATTATATGCATCCAGGCGATACCCTCGTCGTTTGGAAGCTTGACCGCTTAGCTCGCTCTCTCAAGCAACTTATCGAAACCGTCGAAAAATTAGAAGACCAGCAGATAGGATTTCAATCGCTTACCGAAGCGATCAATACCACTACCTCAGGCGGGCGTTTAATTTTTCATATTTTTGCTTCTTTGGCTGAGTTTGAACGCTCTATTATTAAAGAAAGAACCTTAGCTGGATTATCGGCTGCTAAAAAATTGGGAAGGGTAGGGGGCCGGCCACCTTCTTTAAAAGCTGAAGATCTCATTGCCGCTAAAGCTTTACTGAAAGATCACAATATTACGGTTGAAGAAGTGGCTAAAAGGCTTTCTGTTGCACCTTCTACTCTGTACCGGCACCTGCCCGGAGGACGGAGCTCTATTGATATTTAG
- a CDS encoding Rpn family recombination-promoting nuclease/putative transposase — translation MVNLSSSFSLKALMTVVGVSFSITQAMDSPSSSPHSHRKRSFDESRQTEEEPSHGQVFARATLDPVAKYVLDDQEVLKGFIQTFAGVSGVEIIQILDNNLNPLERKYSNLYEAFSKVKPKLKKMMEEDKERTQTLYRVEKRLSEDAAYVKDEGLTGFLYELARHQDDLSKILPDPKRPQVDVLCKFSQRDENDHLKEELALVEIQVAQQDYWDQRGLAYAALIYGNQLRRSEEWSKLKNVIAINILGGGVNNVKYWQGGKYVRHYQFQDKHDPQNVMPYMQVIQYSLGDADLDSEEFKEERNKNLKDWLDFYRNGHRKEAVPEGIDPDLEKAYKRIKFDQLPEEIREFYEKQLTLLENFKTHEAAVREEAKAVGVAEGLEKGKEEGKIEGKQEIARNMLYQGLDKALISQLTGFSVEEIENL, via the coding sequence ATGGTCAACCTTTCTTCTTCTTTTTCTCTGAAAGCCCTTATGACCGTTGTGGGAGTAAGTTTCTCAATAACCCAAGCAATGGATAGCCCCTCTTCGTCTCCACATTCACATCGAAAGCGTTCATTTGACGAGTCCCGGCAGACCGAAGAAGAGCCTTCTCATGGACAAGTCTTCGCTCGCGCCACTTTGGACCCCGTTGCCAAATATGTTTTGGATGATCAAGAAGTTTTAAAAGGGTTTATCCAAACTTTTGCAGGGGTCTCTGGGGTAGAAATTATTCAAATCCTCGATAATAATCTTAATCCTTTGGAGCGAAAATATTCTAATCTTTACGAAGCCTTTAGCAAAGTAAAACCTAAACTCAAAAAAATGATGGAAGAGGACAAAGAAAGAACTCAAACTCTTTATAGAGTTGAAAAAAGACTAAGTGAAGATGCTGCGTATGTCAAAGACGAGGGATTAACAGGTTTTCTTTATGAACTGGCTCGCCATCAGGACGATTTGTCTAAAATACTTCCTGATCCTAAAAGACCCCAAGTGGACGTTTTATGCAAATTTTCCCAGCGGGATGAGAATGATCATCTTAAAGAAGAGCTTGCGTTAGTTGAAATACAAGTCGCTCAACAAGATTACTGGGATCAACGAGGGTTAGCCTATGCCGCTCTTATTTATGGTAATCAACTTCGTCGCTCAGAAGAATGGTCGAAACTCAAGAATGTAATTGCCATCAACATTTTAGGAGGGGGGGTCAATAATGTGAAATACTGGCAGGGCGGAAAATATGTGCGCCATTACCAGTTTCAAGATAAACACGATCCGCAAAATGTAATGCCATACATGCAAGTAATCCAATATTCTTTAGGAGATGCTGACTTAGATTCTGAAGAATTTAAAGAAGAGAGGAATAAAAATTTGAAAGATTGGCTTGATTTTTATCGCAACGGTCATCGAAAAGAAGCGGTTCCCGAAGGAATAGATCCTGATCTAGAGAAAGCTTATAAAAGGATAAAATTTGATCAACTGCCTGAGGAAATAAGAGAATTTTATGAAAAACAACTAACGTTGCTTGAAAACTTCAAGACCCATGAAGCGGCTGTAAGGGAAGAAGCAAAAGCCGTAGGAGTGGCCGAAGGATTAGAGAAAGGTAAAGAAGAAGGTAAAATTGAAGGTAAACAGGAAATTGCCAGAAATATGTTATACCAAGGTTTAGATAAGGCATTAATTTCTCAACTTACTGGTTTTTCTGTAGAAGAAATAGAAAACTTGTAA